The DNA window CGGCTTGGCCAGGAAACGGAAACTGAACAGGGAAAAAATCAGGCTCAGCAGACAGGTGAGCAAGATCGGGAAACTGGCGATAAACACCCAGTTAACATCGGCCTGTTTTTGTACGCCGCGGGCAACAATTTCAAACAGCGGGATATTGAAAACGCAGGTATAAAACAGGGCGAGCAAAAAGGTAAATTTGTTGGCGGATAGAGTCTTGAACACGCAAAAACCTGCTAATCAATAGTTGATGTTGAATAAAGGGCAAGCAATTATAACGCCCTTGCCACCTTGGGTTGAAGCCTTTCCTTTGTGACCCGCCGTATCGGGTGCCACAGGCCGTAAATAAAAGCGGCCGAATCCGCAGATATCGGCCGCTTTGTGTCCCCAACCTATAGGGAATTTCTTACGGCTATTTAAGCTGTGTAAGTAAGTAGGCAAACGCCAGGCTATTTAGTTCCGCAGCTTGATGATTATCTGCAGCACCGGCATGGCCGCCTTCGATATTTTCATAATAAAGCACGTCCATCCCCATGGATTCCATCTTGGCGACCATCTTGCGGGCATGGCCCGGATGTACCCTGTCATCACGGGTGGAAGTGGTGAAGAACACCTTGGGATAACGTTTGTTCTTGTCCAGATTGTGGTAAGGCGAATACCCCTTGATGTAGTCCCATTGTTCGGCCACATCCGGGTTGCCATATTCACCCATCCAACTGGCTCCTGCGAGCAACTGATTGAAACGCTTCATATCCAGCAAGGGAACCTGACAAACTACGGCATTATACAGATCGGGACGGCGGGTAAAGGCGGCCCCCATCAACAGACCACCGTTGCTGCCACCCTGGATCCCCAAGTGGCGGCTGGAGGTGATCTTACGGGCAATCAGATCTTCGGCGATGGCTTCAAAATCTTCATAGGCTTTATGGCGATTTTGCTTCAAGGCCGCCTGATGCCAGGCCGGTCCATATTCACCACCACCACGGATGTTGGCCAGTACGTAAACACCGCCCTGCTCCAACCAGTTTTTGCCTATGGTGGCCGAGTACTTGGGTCTCAGTGAAACCTCAAAGCCGCCATAGCCATAAAGGAGTGTCGGATTGGCACCGTTAAGCTTGGTTTCCTTGCCCATGACCACAAAGTAAGGGACCCGGGTTCCATCTTTGGACGTGGCGAAGTGCTGCTCGGTGACAAACTTGCTGCCATCAAAACCCTCGGGCATGGCCTTGAGCTTGTTGAATTTCAGACTGCCACCATCCACCTCGTACAGACTCGGAGGCTCAAGGAAACTGGTGTAGTCGACAAAAAAGCTGTCGCTGTCCTGACGGGGATCGGTCAGGGTCAGGCTACCATTGCTGGGAAAATCCACGGCACTGACCTGCCACTGGCCGTTGGCATCCATACGCAGGCGCTCCAGGCGGCTTTTGACATTATCCAGCCAGTTAACAAAGATGCCGGCGCGGGTAAAGCTTACCTGGTTGATAGAGGCAGTTGGCGTCGGGCTGACCAGCAGTGCATAGTGCGGCGTCGCAGACACCAGGCTGTCGACATCGGCATAAACTACCGCCCCCTGTGGGAAGGCCTCTTTGCCCTGTTTCAGCTCACTCTTGAGTTCAAGGAAGAGTTTGCCCTGATAGTAACCGGCGATGGTCGCATCTTCCGGTACATTCAGCGCGGTGAGTTTGCCATCCTGATAAACCTGATGACGGGAGGTGAAAAAGGTCGGGAATTCGCTGATAAGTGCCAGGGGTTTGATACCGTCGTACAGCACCTGAGCGCCGACGGCAACCGAAGCCTGCTCGCCACGGAAGACAAGCTTGGCATCCTTGAGGGGCGTGCCCCTCTGCCAGAGCTTAACCTGCTTGGGATAACCTGAGTCCGTCATGGAGCCCGGGCCGAAATCGGTGCCGATAAACACCTTGTTCTCGTCCAGCCAGGTCAAATCGGATTTGGCCTCGGGGACCCAGTACTGGTTTTCGCTGACGAACTTGCCGGCGGTCAGGTTGAATTCACGCACCTCAACCGCATCGGCGCCGCCACGGGACAGACTGACAAAGCAGCGCTCGTTTTTGGGATACTGGCAATTGAAACCTTTATAAACCCAGTTGACGCCCTCATCCCTGCCCAAGGCATCTATATCCAGCACAGTGTGCCAATTGGGGCTGTCCTTGGCGTACTCCTCCCGGCTGGTGGTGCGCAAGATCCCCCGTGGATGTTCATCGTCCTTCCAAAAGTTATAAAGCTGGGCATTGATCCTGAAGGCATACGGAATTCGGGCCTTGTCATTGAGAATGGCGAGGCTGTTGCTCACCAGGGTGTCAAATCCGGGATAGGCCTTGATTTCCTCGGCCGAGCGCTGATTGTGGCTTTTGACCCAGGACATGGGCTTGGCGCCTTCAACGTCCTCAAGCCAAAGGAAGGCATCTTCCTCGGCTTTGAGTGATTGGCTGGCTGCCAACAATGACAGCAGCAATAGGGTGTGTTTCATGTTGCAGTTCCATCTGAAGATAAAACCACAAAGCTATAACAAAAGCTGCCGGGAGCAAACCACTAATTTGTTTCGGGATTTGAACCGTCGACTTCGGCAAATGCGGCTGACACCCTGGCAAGCAAGTCAGCAAACTGCAAACGCTCTTTTTGACTGAGTTTGGCCATCAGGGCCGCTGTCAGCGCCCTGTGCTTGCGATCATGCTCATCGAACACCGCCCGCCCTGCTTCGGTGAGGGCTATCAGCAAGGAGCGCCGATCCTCAGGGTTGGCCTGGCGCTCAACCAGGCCAAGCGCTTCCAATTTATCAATGCGACTGGTGAGCGTTCCCAGAGTGACATGATTGAGTTTGGCCAGATCTGTCATGCGTCTGGGACCGTGTACTCCCAGCATCTCTATGGTGTGGACCCATGACAGCGGCAAACCGCTCTCACCCACGGTATCGTGCTCCCAACCGGAAAATTTTTCATAAAAGTCGAGAAGTTGATAGTGCAGCTCAGTGGTGTTGGCCATGCTGACTCCGGCATTCTGTCGCGGTACAGACGTTGACCTCAACCGTGATATGGTCCACATGCAGTTCACGGGACAACAACTCATGGTATTCCTCTGTGGGCCGCGGACTGTGGGTTACCAGGCTCACCATCAGGGCACTGTGGTTGGCGCTGACCGGCCACACATGCAGATCGGCCACCTGATGATCCGGCAAGGCCTCAAGTAATTGCTTAGCCAGGCGGGCATCATCATCGTCTTCCATGGCATCGAGCAGTACCGGACTGGTATGTACAACCAGGCCCCAGGCCCAGCGGCCGATAATAATGGCACCCACTATGCCCATCACAGGGTCCAGCCAGTTCAGACCGGCGTACTTTCCGGCAAGCAAGGCGGCAATGGCCAGCACAGAGGTCAGCGCATCGGCCAGCACATGCATATAGGCGGCATGGAGGTTGTGGTCGTGGTGATGATGGTCTTCGGCGCCATGCTCAAGGTGTTCATGGCTATGTTCATGGCTATGTCCATGATTGTGGTCATGGTTGTGGTCATGATGGCCATGTTCATGATGATGGTGATGGTGGTGATGCGCATCTTTCAACAGCCAGGCACTGAGCAAGTTAACACCAAGACCTATCATGGCCACCACTATGGCTTCATTGAAATGGATTTCATGGGGTGAAACCAGGCGACTGCCGGACTCCACCACCATCATCAAGGCCACCAATCCCAGGGCGATGGCACTGGTAAATCCGCCCAGTACGCCTACCTTGCCGGTACCAAAGGCAAAGGCCGGGTTGTCCCGGTGCTTACGTGCATAGTGATAGGCAAACAGTGTGATCACAAAAGCCGCAACGTGGGTGGCCATGTGCCAGCCATCGGCAAGCAACGCCATGGAGCCGAACACAGTACCGGCGGCGATTTCAGCCACCATGGTGACAAAGGTCAGATAAAGCACGTAGCGGGTGCTGCGTTCTGCCGATTCCTGCTGGGACAGGAAACCATGGGCATGCTGCCATCGTTTAATGGAATGGGGCTTGGCTGAGGGAGAATTAAGGGCCATAACTGCGTCCGGAAATTAAAATTTTTACTTATGCTGTAGCGGGAATAATATTTGATCTCCATATAGTTTGACAATCAAAGTATTTGGCCGCCTACCGGAAGCAGATAAATATGTCTTTCCCTTGCTCGTTACCAAGACGCTGGGCAAGATAAATAACCCTTTGAGGCAGAAAGAACGTTTGAGATAGAAGCCATTCCGGCACAGCTCAATTCCCAAGGAGATTCCATGAAGCATAGTTTGATGGCCGCCCTAATCGCCCTGTCCAGTCTGACCACCTTGGCGGCTACCGAATCCGATCCTCAACAATCCATGCCACAACAATCCATTCCACAAATAGAGCTGGCAATCCAAAGCGCCGGCGATTTTGTCGCGGCAGAGCCGGTCAAGATGTTTCCAGCACCGCAAGCCGGCATGAGACAATGGGTACTGACCTTGCCGACGCTGGCGGATGAAGTCGACTGGATGGTGGAAATCCAGATTGGCCAAACCCAGTGGCTGGACTGTAACAAACACAGCCTGAAGGGCGAATTGAAAACCCTGACCCTGGAAGGCTGGGGTTACCCGTATTACCGGGTGGATGAACTCAGTGAGGGGCCCAGTACCCTGCGCGCCTGTTTCGAACTGGCAAAACAGCAAGGCTTCGTCGCCCTGCCCGGCAGCCTGAGGCTCAACTATAACAGCCGCATGCCAATCGTTTTCTACCTGCCGGAAAACGCCGAGCTCAGATACAGGCTCTGGCGGGCTCAGGAAAACTTCCGCAGCACATCAAAACCACAGGGAACCAGGCCATAACCGCAATTTGGGCTTGAATCTTGTTTGGCTTTAGGGCACAAAGGTGCCCTTTTATTTTCAAGGCGCCCAGCTATGACACAACTTCATTTGCCCACACTGGTTTTGGTTGAACCGGCCAGACCCGCCAACGTTGGTGCCTGCGCCCGGGCCATGAAAACCATGGGCTTCTCCCGGCTTGTGCTGGTCAACAGCCAATGTTACCTGCAGGACGAAGCACAATGGGTCGCCCATGGAGCCACAGAGATTTTGGAATCGGCCCGTGTGGTTGACAGTTTGGCGGCTATTCGGCCTGAATTTGATCTTCTGGTAGGCACCACGGCCCGGGAGCGGGGTTCGCCAAGGCACTACCTGGCACCGGATGAACTGGCACAGACCCTGGCTGCCAAGGCAAGCCAGAAAACCGCTTTGGTCTTTGGCCGCGAAAGCAGCGGTCTGAACAATCAGGAGCTGGCCCTTTGCGATCTGCTCAGCTATGTGCCACAGCAATGCGAATATCCGTCATTGAATCTGGGGCAAGCCACCATGCTCTACTGTTACGCTCTCTCAGATGCGCAAAAACGACTGGGACTGCAAAACACAGCAGCACCGGCACCACAGCTGCAGGCGCTCAAACACAAGACCCAAA is part of the Shewanella cyperi genome and encodes:
- a CDS encoding prolyl oligopeptidase family serine peptidase — its product is MKHTLLLLSLLAASQSLKAEEDAFLWLEDVEGAKPMSWVKSHNQRSAEEIKAYPGFDTLVSNSLAILNDKARIPYAFRINAQLYNFWKDDEHPRGILRTTSREEYAKDSPNWHTVLDIDALGRDEGVNWVYKGFNCQYPKNERCFVSLSRGGADAVEVREFNLTAGKFVSENQYWVPEAKSDLTWLDENKVFIGTDFGPGSMTDSGYPKQVKLWQRGTPLKDAKLVFRGEQASVAVGAQVLYDGIKPLALISEFPTFFTSRHQVYQDGKLTALNVPEDATIAGYYQGKLFLELKSELKQGKEAFPQGAVVYADVDSLVSATPHYALLVSPTPTASINQVSFTRAGIFVNWLDNVKSRLERLRMDANGQWQVSAVDFPSNGSLTLTDPRQDSDSFFVDYTSFLEPPSLYEVDGGSLKFNKLKAMPEGFDGSKFVTEQHFATSKDGTRVPYFVVMGKETKLNGANPTLLYGYGGFEVSLRPKYSATIGKNWLEQGGVYVLANIRGGGEYGPAWHQAALKQNRHKAYEDFEAIAEDLIARKITSSRHLGIQGGSNGGLLMGAAFTRRPDLYNAVVCQVPLLDMKRFNQLLAGASWMGEYGNPDVAEQWDYIKGYSPYHNLDKNKRYPKVFFTTSTRDDRVHPGHARKMVAKMESMGMDVLYYENIEGGHAGAADNHQAAELNSLAFAYLLTQLK
- a CDS encoding MarR family winged helix-turn-helix transcriptional regulator, encoding MANTTELHYQLLDFYEKFSGWEHDTVGESGLPLSWVHTIEMLGVHGPRRMTDLAKLNHVTLGTLTSRIDKLEALGLVERQANPEDRRSLLIALTEAGRAVFDEHDRKHRALTAALMAKLSQKERLQFADLLARVSAAFAEVDGSNPETN
- the dmeF gene encoding CDF family Co(II)/Ni(II) efflux transporter DmeF, with the translated sequence MALNSPSAKPHSIKRWQHAHGFLSQQESAERSTRYVLYLTFVTMVAEIAAGTVFGSMALLADGWHMATHVAAFVITLFAYHYARKHRDNPAFAFGTGKVGVLGGFTSAIALGLVALMMVVESGSRLVSPHEIHFNEAIVVAMIGLGVNLLSAWLLKDAHHHHHHHHEHGHHDHNHDHNHGHSHEHSHEHLEHGAEDHHHHDHNLHAAYMHVLADALTSVLAIAALLAGKYAGLNWLDPVMGIVGAIIIGRWAWGLVVHTSPVLLDAMEDDDDARLAKQLLEALPDHQVADLHVWPVSANHSALMVSLVTHSPRPTEEYHELLSRELHVDHITVEVNVCTATECRSQHGQHH
- the eco gene encoding serine protease inhibitor ecotin; this translates as MKHSLMAALIALSSLTTLAATESDPQQSMPQQSIPQIELAIQSAGDFVAAEPVKMFPAPQAGMRQWVLTLPTLADEVDWMVEIQIGQTQWLDCNKHSLKGELKTLTLEGWGYPYYRVDELSEGPSTLRACFELAKQQGFVALPGSLRLNYNSRMPIVFYLPENAELRYRLWRAQENFRSTSKPQGTRP
- a CDS encoding tRNA/rRNA methyltransferase, translated to MTQLHLPTLVLVEPARPANVGACARAMKTMGFSRLVLVNSQCYLQDEAQWVAHGATEILESARVVDSLAAIRPEFDLLVGTTARERGSPRHYLAPDELAQTLAAKASQKTALVFGRESSGLNNQELALCDLLSYVPQQCEYPSLNLGQATMLYCYALSDAQKRLGLQNTAAPAPQLQALKHKTQSLLDQLPLSANDKLTPWLMEGLSLLSDRDCRLAHQLVGDLLEKLKQNTQR